A DNA window from Aspergillus nidulans FGSC A4 chromosome V contains the following coding sequences:
- a CDS encoding protein nmy1 (transcript_id=CADANIAT00003430) translates to MPATVPTAADNSESRPTAEDFVDSDQDAEGEETDLYQMDQQLQDAVHRAYSGEIEAESGAVEVDEDMDAEGEVDYDHVPNGEIDEAEPVGAVKIPEGASSINNDNDDDADADADADADDDPEFNEQSESERGGSSSSSSRDSDEDWEAESNGPAEAEADNNTVRGNCIFCNQDEDHDPSEEFEEYLSCAVCGDHSHRQCARENNALNDAEDTGSWRCPTCHSENLEPSSKEEASSRRKSGPKNMNKELLPAHSGEEGSDFHSIFDTVTVDEELLNSSRSLRKRKTQSVDAEEHAPVLRKRLRQSPARVARADSQDQIKANGDALSPVRTRSRRTRKDEQEHCRVVVKQFGKLVVAFRLPDVKLSKILNSRSRSSIRNRKIPKPPPPQEPPQAHFAPITPISYFPSLYSFSDRELEESSKAKPYGGILSEADADTSKTLPSQLDRERFEAARQKAEDAWQKRLAESQNGGETVQHASQKVSGPPSRIKYINFGGFEIETWYAAPYPEEYSRNRVLYICEFCLKYMNSDYVAWRHKLKCPAKHPPGDEIYREGSISIFEVDGRKNPVYCQNLCLLAKLFLGSKTLYYDVEPFLFYVMTEFDDLGCHFVGYFSKEKRPSSANNVSCILTLPIHQRKGYGNLLIDFSYLLTRIEGKTGSPEKPLSDMGLVSYRNYWRLVLSYQLRNQKTPVSIAELSERTGMTADDVVSGLEALRALVRDPVTRTYALRLDYDYFEECIRGWESKGYVTLNPNALVWTPYIMGRNNQSQFDRAPIHTVAPREGLEEDDDERKELVEEASKQLEASKRNSQALVNGISSAEVAGTLHEPAGPPSIDSLSNTNGVHHQTSTGAAGQKESGPLSNVPAWRFEIYPPVQAPVSKKRSGRPFGAKSFQKTSITPTTTRTSGRTTPRKAASLSTITPTANEHSVRRGRSAKLFDSPSIGTENVATNGIEPDQLDLAGETGINSGQEAVRFTVGEQGTPDLSENPSDAQIPPTANGVNGSKAVEEQQGPVTPSKGKIVEGRAKLTRSASRKSVVEKIEMLIPAEGEGVAVPDDHGSDVDAEGDIDMEET, encoded by the exons ATGCCGGCAACTGTGCCGACGGCCGCCGACAATTCTGAATCGAGGCCAACGGCGGAGGATTTTGTGGACAGTGACCAGGATGCCGAAGGGGAGGAGACAGACTTGTATCAGATGgatcagcagctccaggatgCTGTACACCGCGCGTATTCGGGGGAAATCGAGGCCGAGTCAGGGGCTGTTGAggtcgacgaggatatggatgctgagggagaggTAGATTACGATCATGTTCCAAATGGGGAGATCGATGAAGCAGAGCCCGTGGGTGCCGTCAAGATTCCAGAAGGTGCTTCATCTATCAacaatgacaatgacgatgacgcagatgcagatgcagatgcggATGCGGATGACGATCCAGAATTCAATGAACAGAGTGAGAGCGAGCGCGGCGGATCTAGTTCATCGAGCAGTCGCGATTCAGATGAGGACTGGGAGGCGGAGAGCAATGGGCCTGCGGAAGCTGAAGCGGATAATAACACAGTTCGCGGGAATTGCAT ATTTTGCAATcaagatgaagatcatgaccCAAGCGAAGAGTTTGAGGAGTACTTGAGCTGTGCTGTTTGTGGCGATCACT CTCATCGGCAATGTGCTCGTGAAAATAATGCTTTAAACGATGCTGAAG ATACTGGCTCCTGGAGATGTCCAACCTGTCACAGCGAGAACTTGGAGCCTAGTTCTAAAGAGGAGGCCTCATCGCGACGAAAAAGCGGCCCGAAGAACATGAACAAGGagcttctgccagctcaCAGTGGCGAAGAAGGTTCAGATTTCCATTCTATCTTCGATACCGTGACCGTCGATGAAGAGCTACTAAACAGCTCACGGTCGCTTCGGAAGAGAAAAACCCAGTCTGTCGACGCAGAGGAACACGCACCTGTTCTCCGCAAGCGACTGAGGCAATCGCCTGCGCGAGTCGCACGAGCCGACTCGCAGGATCAAATTAAAGCCAACGGAGACGCTTTGTCGCCCGTCCGCACCCGTTCTCGGCGCACTAGAAAAGATGAGCAGGAACATTGCCGTGTAGTAGTGAAACAGTTTGGCAAACTCGTCGTGGCTTTTCGGTTACCTGACGTGAAACTTTCTAAGATTCTCAATTCGCGCAGTCGGTCCTCAATTCGAAACCGAAAGATCCCCaaaccacctccaccacaagAACCACCACAGGCCCATTTTGCCCCAATCACTCCCATTTCTTATTTCCCGTCTTTATATTCCTTCAGTGACCGCGAGCTAGAGGAGTCCTCGAAAGCCAAGCCCTACGGAGGGATTCTCTCCGAGGCAGATGCTGACACCTCCAAGACGCTACCTTCACAACTTGACCGTGAACGCTTCGAAGCCGCACGGCAGAAAGCTGAAGACGCTTGGCAAAAACGTCTAGCAGAGTCCCAGAATGGTGGCGAAACTGTGCAGCATGCTTCTCAGAAGGTCTCTGGGCCTCCATCTAGGATCAAGTATATCAACTTTGGCGGATTCGAGATTGAGACTTGGTACGCAGCGCCGTATCCTGAGGAGTATAGTCGAAACCGAGTACTCTACATATGCGAATTTTGCTTGAAGTATATGAATTCGGACTATGTCGCGTGGCGCCATAAACTCAAATGCCCCGCAAAACATCCTCCCGGCGATGAGATCTACCGTGAAGGCTCCATCTCAATCTTCGAGGTTGATGGGCGGAAAAATCCAGTCTATTGTCAGAATTTGTGCTTGCTTGCGAAACTGTTCCTGGGGTCTAAAACGCTTTACTATGACGTCGAACCCTTCCTTTTCTATGTCATGACCGAGTTTGACGATTTAGGGTGTCACTTCGTGGGGTATTTCAGCAAAGAGAAACGGCCAAGCTCAGCGAACAACGTCTCGTGCATTCTTACTCTACCCATACACCAGCGAAAGGGTTATGGAAATCTCCTCATTGACTTCTCTTACCTCCTTACTCGCATCGAAGGCAAAACGGGCTCGCCTGAAAAGCCTCTTTCCGATATGGGCTTGGTTTCCTATCGAAATTATTGGCGGCTTGTCTTGTCATACCAGCTGCGAAATCAAAAGACGCCGGTCAGCATTGCCGAGCTTTCCGAACGCACAGGTATGACGGCAGATGATGTCGTTTCTGGGCTGGAAGCATTACGCGCTTTAGTACGAGATCCCGTGACCAGAACATACGCTCTCCGTCTCGATTACGACTATTTTGAGGAATGTATTCGCGGCTGGGAAAGCAAGGGATATGTGACGCTAAACCCAAATGCACTTGTTTGGACCCCGTACATCATGGGTAGGAATAATCAGTCACAATTCGACCGCGCTCCTATACATACCGTCGCGCCACGCGAGGggcttgaagaagacgatgatgaaagaaaagagctagttgaagaagcttcaAAGCAGTTGGAGGCCTCCAAGCGGAACAGTCAAGCGCTGGTTAACGGCATAAGTAGCGCGGAAGTCGCCGGTACACTGCATGAACCTGCAGGTCCTCCTTCTATAGATTCCCTGTCTAACACCAATGGCGTCCATCATCAAACATCAACAGGCGCGGCCGGACAAAAGGAGTCGGGACCTTTGAGCAATGTTCCGGCATGGCGGTTCGAAATATACCCCCCAGTTCAAGCACCAGTCTCCAAAAAGCGTTCTGGCCGCCCGTTTGGGGCGAAGTCATTTCAAAAAACCTCTATCACTCCGACTACTACTCGCACCAGCGGTCGTACTACGCCCCGAAAGGCCGCCTCCCTTTCAACAATAACCCCAACAGCAAACGAACATAGTGTTAGACGAGGTCGGAGTGCGAAGCTATTTGACTCCCCTTCGATCGGAACGGAAAACGTGGCAACGAACGGTATAGAGCCAGATCAGCTCGATCTCGCTGGTGAAACAGGAATCAACAGCGGCCAGGAGGCTGTCCGTTTTACGGTTGGAGAACAAGGGACCCCAGATCTATCTGAAAATCCGAGTGATGCCCAAATACCGCCCACGGCCAATGGCGTTAATGGATCAAAAGCGGTCGAAGAGCAGCAAGGGCCAGTGACACCTTCGAAAGGGAAGATTGTCGAAGGCAGAGCCAAACTCACGCGGTCCGCTAGTCGAAAATCTGTTGTGGAGAAAATCGAAATGCTTATACCAGCGGAGGGTGAAGGCGTCGCTGTGCCTGACGATCATGGAAGCGATGTCGATGCGGAGGGCGATATCGATATGGAGGAGACATAA